One Streptosporangium sp. NBC_01495 DNA window includes the following coding sequences:
- a CDS encoding (2Fe-2S)-binding protein, with protein sequence MAASAPGVVKVALEVNGKTRTLSLDPRVTLLDALRERLDLTGTKKGCDRGQCGACTVHVDGRRVLSCLTLAAGVSGKAVTTVEGLANGDRLHPVQRAFVECDGLQCGFCTPGQVMSAVALIEEGHAGSEAEIREHMSGNICRCGAYQQIVQAVRTAKEAA encoded by the coding sequence ATGGCCGCGAGCGCGCCGGGCGTTGTGAAGGTCGCGTTGGAGGTGAACGGGAAGACGCGCACGCTCAGCCTCGACCCGCGGGTCACGCTGCTGGACGCGCTGCGCGAGCGGCTGGACCTCACCGGAACCAAGAAGGGCTGCGACCGTGGCCAGTGCGGCGCGTGCACCGTGCACGTGGACGGGCGCCGGGTGCTGTCGTGCCTCACGCTCGCGGCAGGCGTCAGCGGCAAGGCCGTGACCACTGTCGAGGGGCTGGCCAACGGGGACCGACTGCATCCGGTCCAGCGGGCGTTCGTGGAGTGTGACGGGTTGCAGTGCGGGTTCTGCACACCAGGGCAGGTGATGTCCGCCGTCGCGCTGATCGAGGAGGGGCACGCGGGATCGGAGGCGGAGATCCGCGAGCACATGTCTGGAAATATCTGTCGTTGCGGCGCTTATCAACAGATCGTGCAGGCAGTGCGGACGGCGAAGGAGGCGGCGTAA
- a CDS encoding TetR/AcrR family transcriptional regulator, translating into MSAESLQERKRQKARNAIITAAYELFSERGFDGVTVTEIAERAEVGRTTFFRYFGDKQEVVFADDERTLAVLIGTLRREAERRRPIGDSLATALRVIRAATQEGLTGWTTTPERSAVHARLLRRHPELMARLLLKQQQQAAMIVAVLTEHGATPTVATLATQVSLACLYTAMHLAEDPARLPQIVEEAFTRLDGLGG; encoded by the coding sequence ATGTCGGCCGAGTCACTCCAAGAACGCAAGCGGCAGAAGGCGCGGAACGCGATCATCACGGCTGCCTACGAACTGTTCAGCGAGCGCGGGTTTGACGGCGTCACGGTGACGGAGATCGCAGAGCGGGCGGAAGTCGGGCGCACGACCTTCTTCCGCTATTTCGGCGACAAGCAGGAGGTCGTGTTCGCCGACGATGAACGAACCCTTGCAGTCCTCATCGGCACGCTACGCCGGGAAGCCGAGCGCCGCCGACCGATCGGCGACTCGCTGGCCACCGCACTTAGGGTGATCAGGGCCGCCACTCAGGAGGGCCTGACCGGATGGACGACCACGCCGGAACGGTCTGCAGTTCACGCCAGGCTGCTGCGTCGCCATCCCGAATTGATGGCGCGGCTGCTGCTGAAGCAGCAGCAGCAGGCCGCCATGATCGTTGCCGTACTGACCGAACACGGCGCCACTCCCACGGTGGCGACGCTGGCCACGCAGGTGTCGCTGGCCTGCCTCTACACGGCCATGCACCTCGCCGAGGATCCCGCACGGCTGCCGCAAATCGTCGAGGAGGCCTTCACCAGACTCGACGGTCTCGGCGGATGA
- a CDS encoding integrase core domain-containing protein has translation MLRLARENSSWGYRRIHGELAVLGIKVAASTVWEILKDQGIDPSPERAATTWAAFLRSQAGALLACDFFEVRTLTGARLYVLAVIEHATRRVRILGVTARPTGQWVTQLGRNLVMDLQEVGGMARFLIRDRDAKFTAAFDAVLVDAGIRVVRSGVRVPRMNSLMERWIQTCRCELLDRTLIWNQKHLLQALREFETFYNEHRPHRALQQAAPLRALPDPSTDSAPIAPLDIRRRDRLGGVIREYHHAA, from the coding sequence ATTCACGGCGAGTTGGCCGTGCTCGGTATCAAGGTCGCTGCCTCCACGGTCTGGGAGATTCTTAAGGACCAGGGGATCGATCCGTCTCCCGAGCGGGCGGCCACCACGTGGGCCGCGTTCCTGCGGAGCCAGGCTGGCGCGCTGCTGGCGTGTGACTTCTTCGAGGTGCGCACGCTGACCGGGGCACGGCTCTATGTGCTGGCGGTCATTGAGCACGCCACCCGCCGTGTTCGGATCCTCGGCGTGACCGCCCGTCCTACAGGGCAGTGGGTCACCCAACTCGGTCGCAATCTCGTCATGGACCTGCAGGAGGTCGGCGGCATGGCCAGGTTCCTGATACGTGACCGGGATGCCAAGTTCACCGCGGCCTTCGACGCCGTGCTGGTCGATGCTGGAATCCGCGTCGTCAGGAGCGGTGTCCGGGTACCGCGGATGAATTCGCTTATGGAGCGGTGGATTCAGACCTGTCGTTGTGAGCTGCTGGATCGGACCTTGATCTGGAACCAGAAGCACCTTCTCCAGGCGCTGCGTGAATTCGAGACGTTCTACAACGAACATCGGCCACATCGAGCGCTCCAGCAGGCAGCTCCGCTCCGAGCGCTTCCTGATCCAAGCACAGACTCTGCCCCGATCGCGCCGCTCGACATTCGCCGACGCGACCGACTGGGCGGTGTCATCAGGGAGTACCACCATGCGGCTTGA